A window from Micromonospora profundi encodes these proteins:
- a CDS encoding M16 family metallopeptidase — protein MARRSRIPATKYPVERFTLDNGLRVVLTPDRSAPVIGVAVVYDVGIRSEPEGRTGFAHLFEHLMFQGSENLEKLAHFRHVQGAGGTFNGSTHLDYTDYFETLPSNALERALFLEADRMRGPRLTEENLRNQVDVVKEEIRVNVLSRPYGGFPWLTLPPVMFDTFPNAHDGYGSFDDLESATVADAEDFFRRYYACGNAVLAVSGDIDVTEATELITRHFGDVPARPAPVRPDFTEPDLTAERRTSYTDALAPLPAVAGAWRVPDPITDFAGYLPYVVLAEVLTDGDASRLVERLVQRDRSVTGLSGYLGFMGDPFDVRDPTALLLQAHLPPGGDVDKMLRTVDEELDRLATDGLTDGELARTQARMATHLLRDTDAVLGRALQMAVLEQQRGEPGLLNDLPRLVGDVTEEQVRAAAATLRPERRATIEVIPGGAR, from the coding sequence GTGGCGCGGAGATCCAGAATTCCAGCGACGAAATATCCCGTCGAGCGGTTCACCCTCGACAACGGCCTGCGGGTGGTCCTCACGCCCGATCGCAGTGCCCCGGTGATCGGGGTGGCGGTGGTCTACGACGTCGGCATCAGATCCGAACCGGAGGGGCGCACCGGCTTCGCTCACCTCTTCGAACACCTGATGTTCCAGGGCTCGGAAAACCTCGAGAAGCTTGCCCACTTCCGGCACGTACAGGGCGCTGGGGGCACCTTCAACGGCTCCACCCACCTGGACTACACCGACTACTTCGAGACGCTGCCGAGCAACGCGCTGGAACGCGCGCTGTTCCTGGAGGCGGACCGGATGCGCGGCCCCCGGCTGACCGAGGAGAACCTGCGCAACCAGGTCGACGTGGTCAAGGAGGAGATCCGGGTCAACGTGCTCAGCCGCCCGTACGGTGGTTTTCCCTGGCTGACCCTGCCGCCTGTCATGTTCGACACGTTCCCCAACGCGCACGACGGTTACGGCTCCTTCGACGACCTGGAGTCGGCCACCGTCGCCGACGCGGAGGATTTCTTCCGCCGCTACTACGCCTGCGGTAACGCGGTGTTGGCTGTCAGCGGCGACATCGACGTCACCGAGGCGACCGAGCTGATCACCCGGCACTTCGGCGACGTACCGGCTCGCCCCGCACCGGTCCGGCCCGACTTCACCGAGCCCGACCTGACCGCCGAGCGGCGCACCTCGTACACCGATGCCCTGGCACCCCTGCCGGCGGTCGCTGGCGCATGGCGGGTGCCCGACCCGATCACCGACTTCGCCGGCTACCTGCCGTACGTGGTGCTGGCCGAGGTCCTCACCGACGGTGACGCCTCACGGCTGGTCGAGCGGCTGGTCCAGCGGGACCGCTCGGTGACCGGCCTCAGCGGGTACCTCGGCTTCATGGGTGACCCGTTCGACGTGCGGGACCCGACAGCGCTGCTGCTTCAGGCGCACCTGCCGCCCGGAGGTGACGTGGACAAGATGCTGCGCACCGTCGACGAGGAACTGGACCGGCTGGCCACCGACGGGCTGACCGACGGGGAACTGGCCCGGACCCAGGCCCGGATGGCGACCCACCTGCTGCGCGACACCGACGCGGTGCTCGGCCGGGCGTTGCAGATGGCAGTCCTCGAACAGCAACGCGGCGAGCCGGGTCTGCTCAACGACCTGCCCCGCCTTGTCGGTGACGTGACCGAGGAGCAGGTCCGGGCCGCCGCGGCGACCCTGCGTCCGGAGCGCCGCGCCACGATCGAGGTCATTCCCGGAGGTGCCCGATGA
- the nudC gene encoding NAD(+) diphosphatase, whose translation MVPPLARSTLDRVAHRRGDSLWLTEAWLRGRVLLLDSTEGQTLARTDVSPPALVLFAADDVPAGSEAIAMFLGVEPDGVPVFAVDTPLPALPGTRAVNLREVGHLLADREAGIFTTALALVNWHSRHGYSSATGAPTAMDEAGWSRVDRNGGRIWPRTDPAMIVLVHDGVAGPDGRCLLGNNAGWAGTPGGRRYSCLAGYVEPGESAEAAVLREVREEVGITVDRIGYVGSQAWPFPGSLMLGFLAVADPAEPVRVDPSEIAYARWFTRAEIGAALAGRTVDVGDGARLMLPPPSSIALFLIHRWLDGWVDTGG comes from the coding sequence ATGGTGCCGCCGCTGGCCCGGTCCACCCTGGATCGGGTGGCGCACCGGCGGGGCGACTCGCTGTGGCTCACCGAGGCGTGGCTGCGCGGCCGGGTGCTGCTGCTCGACTCGACCGAAGGGCAGACGCTGGCCCGTACCGACGTGTCACCTCCGGCGCTTGTGCTGTTCGCCGCGGACGACGTGCCGGCCGGCTCCGAGGCGATCGCCATGTTCCTCGGTGTCGAGCCGGACGGGGTGCCGGTCTTCGCGGTGGACACGCCCTTGCCGGCGCTGCCGGGGACCCGGGCGGTCAACCTGCGGGAGGTGGGTCACCTGCTGGCCGACCGGGAGGCGGGCATCTTCACCACGGCGCTCGCCTTGGTCAACTGGCACAGCCGGCACGGCTATTCGTCGGCGACCGGGGCGCCGACCGCGATGGACGAGGCCGGTTGGTCCCGGGTTGACCGCAACGGAGGGCGGATCTGGCCGCGTACCGATCCGGCGATGATCGTGCTGGTGCACGACGGCGTGGCCGGGCCGGACGGACGTTGCCTGCTCGGTAACAACGCCGGTTGGGCGGGCACCCCGGGCGGTCGGCGTTACTCCTGTCTGGCCGGTTACGTCGAGCCGGGGGAGTCCGCGGAGGCCGCCGTGCTGCGCGAGGTCCGCGAGGAGGTGGGCATCACTGTCGACCGGATCGGGTACGTCGGCAGCCAGGCGTGGCCGTTCCCCGGCTCGCTGATGCTGGGCTTCCTGGCCGTCGCGGACCCGGCGGAACCGGTGCGGGTCGACCCGTCCGAGATCGCGTACGCCAGGTGGTTCACCCGTGCCGAGATCGGGGCGGCGTTGGCCGGTCGGACAGTGGACGTGGGTGACGGGGCGCGGCTGATGCTGCCGCCGCCGTCGTCGATCGCGCTGTTCCTCATCCACCGCTGGCTGGATGGCTGGGTGGACACCGGCGGGTGA
- a CDS encoding DUF397 domain-containing protein → MNNIHNTPSISADSLADAPWRTSTRSQTSNCVEVAPLGTGPSAVALRDSKDRGGPVLLFNRAGWLGFIAGTKTGQFDLN, encoded by the coding sequence ATGAACAACATCCACAACACGCCGTCCATCTCCGCCGACTCGTTGGCGGACGCGCCCTGGCGTACCAGCACGCGCAGCCAGACCTCCAACTGCGTCGAGGTCGCCCCGCTGGGCACCGGACCGTCAGCGGTCGCGCTGCGCGACAGCAAGGACCGAGGTGGCCCGGTGCTGCTGTTCAACCGGGCCGGATGGCTCGGCTTCATCGCTGGAACCAAGACGGGCCAGTTCGATCTGAACTGA
- a CDS encoding M16 family metallopeptidase, giving the protein MSVTVSAGPRALPALGPTRKLKVPKQSERTLGNGLTVIAVRRPAVPLVELRLWVPFGRVNVARGAMLSQTMLSGTESMTSVQIAAELQKVGAGLSAGVDADRLMLSGAGLVTGLDRMLELMAEVLTGASYPGDEVSTERDRLIDRIQVAQSQPTHLVREALLKRIYGRHPYAAQTPEPGQIRAVRPAALRTLHAERVHPAGAQLVVVGDVQPEKALDAVERALGGWGGAGRTATLPAIPPLETGPLLLVDRPGSVQSSLRVALPAVPRTDPDHAALQLANLVFGGYFSSRWVENIREDKGYTYGPHSVIEHSVAGSILVAAAEVATEVTGPALLETTYELGRMASLPPKPEELEQARQYALGTLQLGMSTQAGLAALTSAYAGNGLRLDFLAEYAARLAAATVDDVARVAAHHLAPSRAAVVVLGDAERVADGLAALTTVRVEPVQP; this is encoded by the coding sequence ATGAGCGTCACCGTGTCTGCTGGGCCGCGTGCGCTGCCGGCGCTCGGGCCCACGCGCAAGCTCAAGGTGCCGAAGCAGTCCGAGCGCACGCTGGGCAACGGGCTTACCGTGATCGCGGTACGCCGGCCGGCGGTGCCGCTGGTCGAGCTGCGGCTCTGGGTGCCGTTCGGCCGGGTCAACGTGGCGCGTGGCGCGATGCTCTCGCAGACCATGCTCTCGGGCACCGAGTCGATGACAAGCGTGCAGATCGCCGCCGAGTTGCAGAAGGTGGGCGCCGGGCTGTCCGCTGGCGTCGACGCGGACCGGCTGATGCTCTCGGGTGCCGGCCTGGTCACCGGGCTCGACCGGATGCTTGAGCTGATGGCCGAGGTGTTGACCGGTGCCAGCTATCCCGGCGACGAGGTGTCGACCGAGCGGGATCGGCTGATCGACCGGATCCAGGTCGCGCAGAGCCAGCCGACGCACCTGGTTCGGGAGGCGCTGCTGAAGCGGATCTACGGGCGGCACCCGTACGCGGCGCAGACCCCGGAGCCGGGTCAGATCCGCGCTGTGCGGCCGGCGGCGCTGCGTACCCTGCACGCCGAGCGGGTACATCCGGCCGGCGCGCAGTTGGTGGTGGTCGGTGACGTGCAGCCGGAGAAGGCTCTGGACGCCGTCGAGCGGGCGCTCGGCGGTTGGGGCGGTGCCGGGCGTACGGCGACCCTGCCGGCCATCCCGCCGCTGGAGACGGGGCCGCTGCTGCTTGTCGACAGGCCTGGCTCGGTGCAGTCCTCGTTGCGGGTGGCGCTGCCGGCGGTGCCGCGTACCGACCCGGACCACGCTGCTCTGCAACTGGCCAACCTGGTCTTCGGTGGTTACTTCTCCTCCCGTTGGGTGGAGAACATCCGCGAGGACAAGGGCTACACGTACGGCCCGCACTCGGTGATCGAGCATTCGGTGGCCGGATCGATCCTGGTCGCAGCGGCCGAGGTGGCCACCGAGGTCACCGGCCCGGCGCTGTTGGAGACGACGTACGAGTTGGGTCGGATGGCGTCGCTTCCGCCGAAGCCGGAGGAGTTGGAGCAGGCTCGGCAGTACGCCCTGGGCACCCTTCAGCTCGGCATGTCCACCCAGGCCGGGTTGGCGGCGTTGACAAGTGCGTACGCCGGTAACGGCCTGCGTCTGGACTTCCTCGCCGAGTACGCGGCCCGACTGGCGGCGGCGACCGTCGACGACGTGGCGCGGGTCGCGGCCCACCACCTCGCGCCGTCCCGGGCGGCGGTCGTGGTGCTCGGCGACGCGGAGCGGGTGGCCGACGGGCTGGCAGCGTTGACCACGGTGCGGGTCGAGCCGGTGCAGCCGTGA